The window CTGGTCCATGCATTGCTCTATGCCGGTCTTGTAGCGTCAATCTGTTTTTATTTGGCCAATCGCTACCCATCCCAACCCAACAAATTAAAAAAGCTGGCCTTATTGGTTTTGGTACTCGCTATAGCAGACGGTATTGTGATCGAATTCCTGCAAGGCACCCCACTGATCCACCGCGATTTTGACTGGTATGATGCGCTGGCAGATGGGATCGGCGCTGTAGCCGGTTATATATTCTTCTGGCGTAGTAAAGAGAGGATCTTAGGCTTGACCTAAGTAAAAAAGAATGGCCCCTGTAGAAACAGGGGCCGTAACCAAAACTAACTGCTTATGAGAAAATTGACTGCTTATGTATGAGAGTCAAAAAATTAAATCAGCGTAATTACTTATATAACGCAAAGTTCCGTCCAAAAGTGTATTCAAAAACGTTAAATAAGGATTAAAAGAACTTTAAAATTTACCCTTCAGTTTTTGTCTTCCTTTCACTGAAGATTGTACTGCAAAGTAACAACCTTTAATCCTGTAAAACATCATACCGGAGGGCTTTTTATAAATAATTAACAGCTAAATGCCGCTACTGTACAGTATTCTGCAAAAAATTAGGTATATTCTTAGCCGATACGGTTACATAGTGCAAAAATCCTCAACTGATTAAATCTGGTCCGGGCTCCGGTCATTGATAAATACAATTATTGATATAATATTTACCACCTTATCGACCTCCCAGCAATCCACTCAGGGAATCCAAGATTCCGCCACCGCCGCCCTGGTTGCCGCCGCCGCTGAACATGGCCATCACATCCTGGAGATCCGTATCCCCATCACCGTCACGGTCCAAACCGCCCTGGGCAAAACGGCTTACCAGGCCCTGTACATCAAAGCCACTGGTCCTTCCGCCACTTAATGAATTAAAGATTCCCTGGAGGTCGAAGCTGCTATCTGCCGGATCATTGGTGCGTTGAACGAGCGACTGGAGAATTCCCGGAACCAGGCTGGAAACAACTGAACCTGCCTGCTGCTGGTCGATGCCGAATTTCCCTACCAGGTTCTGCAATAATCCACCGGAGATCATCTGGCTGACGGGGTTACCATCGGCGGCAGCACCATTGCCGGAGAAAAGGCTCAACACATCCTTGATCTGTCCGCCCGAAAGGGCCTGCTGCAGTCCACCTGCAACTGCATAGGTCGTTTCTTCCACTACTGCCTCATTATACTCATTGGGAATGGCCGGGTTATTGATCACTGCATCACCGGCCTGTTGACGAACCAGGTTCATTAACTGATCTAACATTCTTACTTGGTTTAATGGTTAAGATTAGAAGGATAGCAACAAAAAAATAAGGCTGTAG is drawn from Flavihumibacter rivuli and contains these coding sequences:
- a CDS encoding VanZ family protein; translation: MIKMLKNGLLAIGWMIGLHFLLLFPGSQFREEPLVLIPNMDKLVHALLYAGLVASICFYLANRYPSQPNKLKKLALLVLVLAIADGIVIEFLQGTPLIHRDFDWYDALADGIGAVAGYIFFWRSKERILGLT
- a CDS encoding DUF937 domain-containing protein, which produces MLDQLMNLVRQQAGDAVINNPAIPNEYNEAVVEETTYAVAGGLQQALSGGQIKDVLSLFSGNGAAADGNPVSQMISGGLLQNLVGKFGIDQQQAGSVVSSLVPGILQSLVQRTNDPADSSFDLQGIFNSLSGGRTSGFDVQGLVSRFAQGGLDRDGDGDTDLQDVMAMFSGGGNQGGGGGILDSLSGLLGGR